Proteins encoded within one genomic window of Leucoraja erinacea ecotype New England chromosome 24, Leri_hhj_1, whole genome shotgun sequence:
- the LOC129708612 gene encoding polyglutamylase complex subunit TTLL1-like: MAGKVKWATDIEKSVLVNNFEKRGWIQTSTEEDWNFYWMSVQTIRNVFSIENGYRLNDDQIANHFPNHYELTRKDLMVKNIKRYRRELERDASPLVEKDENGKYVHLDFIPVTFMLPGDYNLFVEEFRKNPTSTWIMKPCGKAQGKGIFLINKLSQIKKWSRDSRTTTFIAPAGKEAYVISLYIDNPLLIGGKKFDLRLYVLVTSYRPLKCYMYRLGFCRFCTMKYTPSTSELDNMFVHLTNVSVQKLGGDYNPVHGGKWSVSNLRLYLESTQGKEVTDKLFDDIHWIVVHSLKAVAPVMINDRHCFECYGYDIIIDDKLKPWLIEVNASPSLSSTTANDRILKYNLINDTLNIVVPNGELPDSKWSRCPPKEALGYYELLYDEELAQNEGMECEGKPRLGPPLNKGIRQKDTRKPFSTWK, from the exons ATGGCCGGGAAAGTAAAGTGGGCGACAGACATCGAGAAATCAGTGCTTGTGAATAATTTTGAGAAGAGGGGCTGGATTCAGACATCTACTGAAGAGGACTGGAACTTCTATTG GATGAGTGTACAGACAATTCGAAATGTTTTCAGCATTGAAAATGGCTACCGTCTGAACGATGACCAAATTGCGAATCATTTTCCAAACCATTATGAACTGACACGGAAGGATCTGATGGTAAAGAATATCAAGCGCTATCGTCGAGAGTTAGAGAGGGATGCAAGCCCACTTGTGGAGAAGGATGAAAATGGCAAATATGTTCATTTAG ATTTTATCCCAGTTACATTCATGCTGCCTGGCGATTACAATTTGTTTGTTGAGGAGTTTCGAAAGAACCCAACTAGTACTTGGATAATGAAACCATGTGGAAAAGCTCAGGGAAAAGGAATTTTCCTCATCAATAAACTTTCTCAGATCAAGAAGTGGTCACGAGACAGTAGGACAACTAC ATTTATAGCACCTGCTGGGAAAGAGGCATATGTCATTTCATTGTACATAGACAACCCACTGCTGATTGGTGGAAAGAAGTTTGATCTACGTTTGTATGTGTTAGTGACCTCCTATCGACCGCTGAAGTGTTACAT GTATCGGCTTGGATTTTGTCGATTTTGCACGATGAAGTACACACCAAGCACCAGTGAATTAGATAACATGTTTGTTCATCTTACAAATGTGTCTGTACAGAAACTGGGG GGTGATTATAATCCTGTACATGGTGGGAAATGGTCGGTCAGTAATCTGAGGCTGTATCTGGAGAGCACACAGGGGAAGGAGGTGACTGATAAACTCTTCGATGACATTCACTGGATTGTTGTTCACTCACTGAAAGCCGTGGCA CCAGTAATGATTAATGATCGGCACTGCTTTGAATGTTATGGTTATGACATCATCATCGATGACAAACTGAAACCTTGGCTCATTGAG GTGAACGCTTCACCTTCACTTTCTTCTACCACTGCCAATGATCGCATTCTGAAATACAACCTCATCAATGACACCTTAAACATTGTTGTACCAAATGGTGAATTACCAGACAGCAAGTGGAGCAGATGCCCACCGAAGGAAGCACTTGGATACTATGAGCTCCT ATACGATGAAGAGCTGGCACAAAATGAAGGTATGGAATGTGAAGGGAAACCTCGTTTGGGACCACCTCTAAATAAAGGCATTCGGCAGAAAGATACTAGGAAGCCATTTTCAACTTGGAAATAA